The Prevotella sp. E2-28 genome includes the window AAACTTCGATTCACCATATTTACGAGCCTGATGATGCACCACCTTCTCGGCAATCTTATCAAAACCTGCGTTCTTTGCCAAGTAAGGCATATAGCGATGCATCTCACCATAGACCTCAATATTCTTCACCACATCACGACGATAAGCCTTCAATCCGCAGTTGAAGTCGTGCAGGTTCTTAATGCCACTCACGGCACGAGCCGTAGCATTAAAGAGCTTGGTAGGCAACGTCTTTGACAGTGGGTCATAGCGTTTCTGCTTATAGCCACTCACCAAATCATACTTCTGTTCCTTAATCATACGATAGAGTTCAGGAATCTCATCTGGCGAATCCTGCAAGTCAGCATCCATTGTGATAACCACATCACCTTCGGCCACCTTGAATCCGCAATAAAGGGCAGGACTCTTACCATAGTTGCGACGGAACTTGATACCCTTTACACAGGGTGATTTCGCTTTCAGTTCACTAATCAAATCCCACGAACGGTCTGTACTACCATCGCTGATAAAAATGACTTCATACGAGAACTTATTCTCGTTCATCACCCGCTCTATCCATGCAAAGAGCTCAGGAATAGACTCTTCCTCATTATACAGAGGTATTACTACTGATATATCCATTGTCAAATATTTATCTCTTTATTTCTTTTCCTTTTTCTGAACTAAAGTTAATTTCATCACCACAGTAATAGGCAATCCTAGAACTATACCTACCATGATAACCATCGTAAGCACATTCAGCGCAATATCAATAGGGCGCATCGTCTGTATCATATGCAAGCTCTCACTTACATAGTCTGTCATACCCGCCTGCTTGATTGCCTCCACATATTCTGGTGCTGACAGCATATCACCAATCATCATGGCCACATAACCATGATCCATGTATGCGAAATACAAATACTGTACCAATGCAAAAATCAAGCCACCGTAAAAAAACATCAGACAGATATAGGCCCAACCACGCATATACGAGATATTACCATCAAGTCCCGTAACACAAAAGCGCTTCAGGCGCTGTCCTGCGAAGAATGGCATCAACACCATAGACACCAAGGATAAAATACCATATATCTGAGATGTAAGTCCTATCACATAGCAGGCAAAACTAGATATCATCAGTACAGCCAACAGCGCGCCATCAACACGAGCAAAAGCCTTTAACTGTTTATATTCTGGTGCAGTCACGTCGTTTTTTCTATATTATATAATATGTATTCCGCTGCAAAAGTACGCATTTTCTTGCACATAACGAGGGCAATGTCTTAAAAAATAGTTAAAAACGGGAAAATTATGAATTACGAATTACGAATTATGAATTAAAAATATTACCTTTGCAGCCGCAAAAGCAAATACGGGCAGTCCTGTACGGTCAGCTCCCTCGGAATCCCCCAGGATGGGAACGTAGCAAGGGTACTTGGTCGTAGCGACGCGATGCAGACCGCTGCCCACCCGCCTCTTTAGCTCAGTTGGCCAGAGCACGTGATTTGTAATCTCGGGGTCGTTGGTTCGAATCCGACAAGAGGCTCAGGATTGACGTTAGTTTGAAAAGGATAGGTACACAGACGACCTATCCTTTTTTACTTTAAAAAGACCAAAAACGACAAGATATATGAAACCTACACCTATTAAGAAAGAAATCGTAGATACACTCGTAGAAAGCCTAGGCATCAAGGATTTTGCCAAGGCTACTATCCGCGAAGTAAAACAAGTAGCAGCTAAAGCCGAACAAGAAAGCGGCGTAGAATATATCAAAATGGAGATGGGTATTCCTGGTTTGCCTGCAGCTCAGGTTGGCGTAGATGCTCAGATAAAGGCACTGCAAGACGGCATAGCCCACTCATATCCAGACATTCAGGGTTATCCCGAACTGAAGAAGCAAGCCTCACGCTTCGTCAAGGCCTTTATCAATGTAGATATTGCCCCAGAGGGTTGTGTGCCTGTTTGCGGTTCTATGCAGGGCACTTTTGCATCTTTCCTTACCTGTTCGCAGGCTACAAAGGGAAAGGACACTGTACTTTTCATTGACCCTGGCTTTCCCGTACAGAAGATGCAACTGCAAGTACAGGGTGTGAAATACGAAACCTTCGACGTCTATGACTTCCGCGGCGACAAGTTGGGCACCAAACTGGAATCATACCTCTCTACAGGAAAAATCTGCGCTATCGTCTATAGCAACCCTAACAATCCCGCTTGGATCTGTATGACAGAGCAGGAATTGCAGACCATCGGCACGTTGGCAACTAAGTATGATGCCATCGTAATGGAAGACCTTGCCTATTTCGCTATGGATTTCCGTCAAGACCTCTCTACACCTTTCGAAGCTCCCTATCAGCCCACCGTAGCGCATTATACAGACAACTACATGTTGCTGATATCTGGTTCCAAAGCATTCTCGTATGCTGGTGAACGCATCGGTGTGGTGTGCATCAGCGACAAACTGTTCCATCGCCACTTCCCTGACCTGGCCAATCGCTACGAGGGATTGCCCTTCGGACTGGTTTTCTCTACCCGTATGCTCTACGCCCTTTCATCGGGCACAAGTCATTCAGCCCAGTATGCATTGGCAGCCTTGTTCCGTGCAGCCTGCGATGGAGAGTATCGTTTCCGCGATGACATCAAAGTGTATGGTGAGCGTGCTCATAAACTGAAGGAGATATTCCTACGTCACAATTTCTATATTGTTTACGACAAAGACTTGGACAAACCCATTGCCGATGGTTTCTATTTCACCATTGGCTATCCGAATATGACCAGTGGAGAACTGGCCCGTGAATTGATGTACTATGGTGTTTCTGCCATCTGTCTCATCACCACAGGCTCTCACCAAGAAGGCCTGCGCGTCTGCACTTCATTTATTGAGGATCACCAATATGACCAACTCGAAGAGCGAATGGCTATCTTCGCAGAAAACAACCCACGATGAACAGACTACTCATATTACTGACAGCATTTCTGATTGTTTCCTGTGGAGGGAGCAAACATGGTGACAGGAACGATGTTACCATGAAATTCAATAGTACCTGGAACATCTACGAGAAATGCACCTTCGATGACGAAGAAAACATTGTGTACAATGCCGTTGCCTGGGGCGGTTTAGTAGGCAATTTCCTTGAGAACAACATGCCTGTAGACTTGTCTGGCTATGAGTCTGTTACCTTTCAATTTGCACAACCACTGTCTGCTCCCGTTCAAGTTGTAGTCGCCAATAGGTTTAAGACCGTTGGCAAGAAAGGTCTGACCTCACTAACCTGTCATTTCGACGGACAAGATGTTACTGCTGTCAACGAGATTGTACTTCAGCCTCAAGACTCGTGCAACATCATCGTAAAAAACGTATATCTAACGCCTGGCACCACGAAATGGGCTTCTACCCCTATTTGGGAGGGAGATTGCCATTTCGGTAGCTGGAGCAAAGGTTTCGTTATCAAGCCTGAAGACGTTGCCACAGCTAAAGAAGGCGATAAGATTGAATTCATCTTCAAGGCTGATCAAAGTAGTTCGGATATCACTTACTGGTTGTTTAAGACCGTTTATAACACCACGCCTGAAACACTCGAGGGTAATGATAGTGAATTGAATGAATGGGGATGTGCCAGCGTCAGCAGCGAGGCTACCGCATACAGAATTTCACTCACGGCCAACGACATCAAGAATATTCAGAAATTTGGTATCTTTGTCAATGGTTACTATGTGAATGTATCGCGGGTGAATCTGATACACAAACTGGACTCGCATCCTATTCAGTAGTTCCTATCCTAATTTAGATCCCACCCAGGCATACACATCAAGTACGTCCAAACAGCCACTTCTTCAAGAATGGACTAATACGGAGGATATTTGAGGTGATAACGCTGAAACCGACGACCAGCAGGGCAAAGAGCACGGAAAGCGTAGTATCGGTGATAAAATTGTGCTGATAACTCTTGAAGAACAGGCCCACACTGGGCAGACTGGGCACGAAGAGGAAATGAATCAGATAGATATCCAGCGTGCGACGGCCAATATACTGCAACGAGGCACCAATGACGGTCATCTTTGTGAAGTAGTGCTTGTAGTTGCGGAAATACATCAGGGCGATAAGCAGCAAGAGGAACATGGCTCCCGTCTGGGGGATGATAGCCCACGCCATACGCAGGGTGCGCCATTTCAGGGCATCCATTGTACAGAGGATGGCCAGCAGCACGATGATGGGAAAGAACCACTTAGAGTCCATCAGCTTCTGGAACCCATTCCAGTAGCGGTGGGCAATATTACCAAAGAGGAAGAACGGCATCCACAGCATCAGTTGTCCCAAACTGGAATCTAGTAGGAACTGATGAATATCGGTCATACTGCCGCGATAGCCCTTGGCCCATGAAAAATAACGGGGCTGATAACAACTATCATAGAAAGCCAGCGAGACAAGGAACAACAGGGTGATGAGTGCTGCGGATATCCAGAAAGCCTTATTTTTGGAGAAGAGCGAGGTAATCTTACTCTCCAGATAGGCAAAGGGATAGTAAACCAGGAACATGTAGAGCAGCACCAGCGTGAACCAGTAGCCACCCTTTGTGGGCGAATGGAACGACTCTTCCAACCCAGGCCAGAAACTAGGTTTCAGAATGGCCGTAGCCAGAAGGAAGAAGCATATGGTAGGGATGAGTTGCACGCGCATCTTCTTCAGCACCAGCGTACCCAGGTTACGCAAGTCCCACACCTGCGAAGCTTTGTAGGCTAGGAAACCACTGATAAAGAAGAACAACGGCATGCGGAACAGCAACAGAAACTGAAGCGAAGAAGAGTGCTTCCACTGTTCCTCAAATCCTATCTGCGCCACGTGGTTGGCCACCACCATAATCATTGTGAAGCCGCGAAGGGCATCAAGCCACTCCATGCGTGGCTTCTTCGTTTGTGTTATTTCATTCATGGCTGCAAATTTACTTAATTTATTTGGAACTTCAAACAAAATGTCGTATTTTTGCATGTTGATATGGAGAATCTGAAGGAAAAGACAGCACGCGGACTGATGTGGGGAGCCGTAAACAACAGCACGATGCAGGTGTTGAACCTGTTGATTGGCATCCTCGTACTCCGTCATCTGACGCCAGAGGACACAGGTCTCATCGGCATGCTGGCTATCTTCTCGGCTATCGCAGGCAATCTGCAATCGAGCGGTTTCTCTACGGCACTCATCAACGAGAAGGCACCCACCAAGGAGCAGTACAACAGTGTGTTCTGGTTTAATATTTTGATGGGTGGTGTACTCTATCTCGTCCTGTTTTTCTCAGCGCCACTCATCGCGTGGTTCTTCCATCAGCCACGGCTCACCGACCTGTCGCGCTTCCTGTTCCTGGCCTTCTTCATCTCATCGTTTGGCATCTCTACAAATGCCTATATGGTGAAGAATATGATGAACCGCGAGATTACGATTGTTAACCTCTCGGCACTCCTCATTTCTGGCACCTCGGCTATCATTATGGTGTGGTGCGACATGGCCTACTGGACACTGGCCTGGCAACAGGTCATCAATGCCGCCATACTGGTCATTGGCCGATTCCTCTACGTAAAATGGAAACCTACATGGCATTTCTCATTTGACTATATCCGACAAACGTTCTCGTTCTCGATGGGAATACTGGTCACGATGATTGTGAATACTGCCAATCAGAACGTGCTGACCGTCATCTTCGGACGCCTGTTTCACGATGCCCGTGTGGTAGGAAATTTCTTTCAGGCCTACAAATGGGACTCTATGGCCTTCCAGACCGTAGGCGGTATGGTGGGACAAGTGGCACAACCCGTCTTGGTGAGTGTTCGCGAGGAGCACAACCGCGAGCAGCAGGTATTCCGTAAGATGCTGCGCTTCACGGCATTTCTCTCCTTCCCTGCCCTCTTTGGACTAGCATTGGTGTCGCGCGAGTTCATTCTCTGCACCATTGGCGAGAAGTGGATTAACATCGTGCCGCTGCTCCAGATACTCTGTATCAGTGGTGCTTTCATGCCCCTTTATACGCTCTATCAGAACCTCGTTATCAGTCATGGACGCAGCGACATCAACATGTGGCTCAACATCTGTCAGGTGTTGCTCCAGATGGGCGTCATATTCGCATTCTATCGCGAGGGGATGACCATGATGGTGGTGGCCTACTCGGCATTCAACATCCTGTGGCTAGGTGTCTGGCAGATGTTTGCCAAACGGATTATCGGGGTGAGCACGATGGACTTCCTGAAGGATGTAGTGCCATTTATGATGTGTGCGGCAGTGGTGATGGGCGTCTGTCATCTGGCTACGCTGAGCATCACCAACAACTGGTTGCTGCTGGGCGTCAGACTGCTATTGGCTGGTCTGCTGTATTTTGGTGTGATGCGTCTGCTGAACGTGGTCATCCTGCGCGAATGCATACAGTTTATTAAAAGTAAAAAGGTAAAAAAAGTAAAAAGACTAAAAGATGGAGATATCTGTCATCATACCCGTCTATAACAAGGCCGAATACCTGAACAAATGTTTTGAGAGCATTTTTACACAGGCATTCGATTATTTCGAGGTGATTGTCGTGGAGGATGGCAGCACGGATGGCTCTGGCGAAATCTGCGACAGATGGGCTGAACAGGAACCGCGCCTGAAGGCTTTCCACAAGGAGAACGGAGGGGTGACGGCAGCACGTCGCTACGGGCTGGAACATGCAGAGGGCAGATTTATCATGTTTGCTGATGCCGATGACCTGTTCACGAAGGATGCCCTCGCCATGATGTACAGACTCATCAACGAGACAGGAGCCGACGAAGTGATTGGCACCTACGATGACCAGTACGGACAGCGCCACGACTCAGGATTGAGGGGCTGGGTAGAACCAGAACATCTGATTCGCGACCTGCTGGCCCTGCGCAGTCAGTTCTGCGTGCTGTGGGGCATCATCTTCCGTCGTGAACTGCTGGAAGGCTGTCTGGGTACACCTCGTGAGGTCATTGAGCGCGAGGACTCGCTGATGCAGATAAAATGTCTGATGAAACAGCCCAAGGTATTCTTCACAGAACAGGCGGCCTACCTGCACTATGAGGACGTGCCAAACAAGCGCAAGGAGACGCTGGACTGGATTCGTATCTATGACGAGGAGTTGCGCCAGACGCTACAGCCAGAGTGGGAACGCTACCATTCGGCCTTCGTACATCATCAGATTAAGGTGTACGAGAAATTCATCGACAAAAAACAATTTCAGGTGCTCGATGCGTATTATCGCTCTCTGCGCCAACAACTTACCACCGATATTCCCTTGATGGACCGTATCGCCATCCAACTGCCAGCACGTCTGGCTTATCTCTTGATTCATACTTACAAGACTCTGCTGAAATGGAAGAAATAAAGAAATATCCTGCACAGAACGATGTGGCTGTGCTGCTCATCATTTTCTCTCGTACGGAGACGCTGAAGCATACCTTTGGTGCTATCCGTCAGTGCCGCCCCTCACGTCTGTTTATCTATCAGGACGGTCCTCGCAACGATCAGGAAGCGCTGAAGTTAGAGGTTGCACGACAGATTGTGGATGATAGTGAGATAGACTGGGAATGCGATGTGCAACGTAGTTACCACAACGAGAACTCTGGTGCCTGGCTTTCAAACCATAAGGCTCAGACCTGGGCTTTTTCATTGGCAGATAAAGTGATAGTGTTAGAGGATGACTCTACACCTTCGCTGTCGTTTATTCCTTTCTGCAAGGAGATGCTCGACCGTTATGAGCATGATGAGCGTATCACGATGATTGCCGGTTTTAATCATGAGGAACAGACAGATGCGCCCTACGATTATCTCTTCACCACAGCCTTCAGCATCTGGGGATGGGCTTCATGGCGCAGGGTCTTTGAGCGTTGTGAGGTGGGCTATCCTATTGCTGACGATGCGTTCAACATGCATCAGTTAGAGGCTTACGTAGCCAACAGGCGCGAGGGTGGCAAGGAGATGCTGAAGAAGCTCCACAAGCACAAGGAATCGGGCAACCCCATCTACGAGACACTGATCTGGACGGCCTGCACACTGAATAGCGGACTGACCATCGTGCCTACAATGAACCTGATACACAATACAGCCGTGAGCGAGGAGTCGGCTCATTTCCAGAGTTCGCTGAACACGCTTCCCAAGGCGATGCAACGATTGCTCACCATGCCCAGTCATGAGTTAGAGTGGCCTTTACACCATCCGAAATATGTCATCGAGAACGTAGAGTACAAGCATCGCGTCTATCGCATCATGGCATGGGGACACCCGTGGGTGAAGATAGGTCGCTCCATAGAAGAACTGCTACGCAATCTGCGTTATGGCAACATCAAACAAATTAGGGAGGCTATCAAGCACAGGATTAGTAAGCTGACAGGGCGTTATAACTATCAGTAGTATTTCTTTACTAGAGGAACAATCGCCTCTGGCACCAGCCCTTCGATACTTTTACCTGCACGCACACGCTGACGAATCTCCGTACTTGAAACGTTAAGCAAGGGCACATCAATGGTTCCTGGGTATGCTTCTCGCGGATAAGCAATTACCTCATGATGATTCATAATATCCTGCCAGTTGCGCCAGCGCTGGAAATGAGCCCAGTTGTCGCCTCCTATCAACAATGAGAACGTGCAATCTGGATAATCCTTACTCAAATGCTGTAAGGTATTCCAAGTATAAGAAGGCTTTGGCAGACGGAATTCATAATCGCAGGCCTTCACGCCTTCAACACCCTCAAGTGCTTTCTCTGCCATCTGCAACCGCAGATGATCATCAAGTAAGTCTGTAGAATTTTGCTTCAAAGGATTCTGGGGCGACACCATTAACCATATCTCATCTAACGCACATTGCCTCAGCACGGCCTGTGCTAAGGCAATGTGTCCGTTATGGATAGGGTTAAATGAACCACCAAAGATACCTATTCGTTTCATCCCAAGAATGCTTTCACAATCTGAAGGGTCTCTTGCTTAGCCGTTTCCAAATCATCATTCACAATGACATGGTCAAACTGCTGAGCGAAGGTCATCTCGTATTCTGCCTTTGCCAAGCGTTCTGCAATGGCTTCAGCAGTATCAGTAGCACGACCTTCCAGGCGGCGACGCAACTCTTCTACGGAAGGTGGCTGGATAAACAGGCTCAACGCCTCATCGCCATAATATTTCTTGATATTGATGCCGCCCTTTACGTCAACATCAAATACCACGTTCTGTCCTTGGTTACGCTGGTTTTCCACCTGTTGCTTCAAAGTGCCGTAGAAGCGATCTTGATAAACTTCTTCATACTCTAGAAACTCATCGTTCTGAATCTTAGAACGGAATTCCTCTGGCGTCAGGAAGAAATACTCCACACCATTCTGCTCAGAACCACGTGGTGCCCGACTGGTGCAGGAGATAGAGAAATAGAGTCTCAACTCAGGATGCTCCTTCATCAACCACTGTACGATAGTGCTCTTTCCACTACCACTGGGAGCAGATACGATTAACATCTTGCCTTTCATAACTTTGAACTATGAATTATGAACTATGAACTAAAGGGCGTTCAACACCTGTTCCTTAATCTGCTCCAGTTCGTCCTTCATCTGCACCACGATGTTCTGCATCTCAGCCTGATTGGACTTTGACCCAGTAGTATTGATTTCACGACCCATCTCCTGAGCGATGAAGTCCAGTTTCTTACCCTGACCGTGACCATCACGCATCGTCTCACGGAAGTACTTCAAATGATTCGTCAGACGCTGCTTCTCCTCACTGATATCCAACTTCTCAATATAGTAAATCAGTTCCTGTTCCAAGCGGTTCTTATCATATTCTACACCAGGAATCTGCTGCAAGCCATCAACGATACGCTGACGGATTTTCTCTACACGACTCTTCTCGTAAGGTTCAATCTCAGCCAGCAGACGCTCAATATTATCAATCTTCTCAGCAAATTTCTTCTCAAGAGCGGCACCCTCCTGCTTACGGAAATCTACCAAAGCATTGATAGCGCCCTCCACAGCCTTACGTGCAGCAGCCCATTCCTCATCAGTCAGTTCCACCTGCTCCGTCTTTGTCAGCACATCAGGCATACGGGTCAGTGTGTACATCCAATCCTCGGGTTCGGGGATACCGACCTTCTCTGCCACACTCTTCAATTGGTGATAGTAATTCTCAACCAAGGCCGCATTCACAGGTGTAGCATCCACGCCGGCATCCTTCTCTATCCACAGGCTGAAGTCCACCTTGCCACGCTCCAATGCAGCAGCAATCATCTGACGGATCTCCATCTCTTTCTCACGATAGAGGGGAGCGATACGCGTCTGCAAATCCAACTGTTTAGAATTAAGCGACTTGATTTCTGCGTTAATTTTCTTGTCTTTAAATGCCACGACAACCTTGCCGTAGCCAGTCATTGATTGTATCATAACTATGTTTATCTTTTCTTTTCGACCGCAAAGGTACTACTTTCTTCACAATTATGTGCACCAAAACACAGTTTTCTGCTTTATTTCATTTTAGAAGCCCACTCTACTACCCTTTCGGAAGGAAAATCGAGCAGTAATCGGGAGGAAGCCTAAAGCGGATCTACATCGTAATAGACCTGAAGAGAAGCATAGCGTTTATCCTGTAGCATCTGTTGCTGTGCAAGTGTTAGGTATTGTCGGACGCGAGGCATGTCAATACCCGTTTCGAGTTTCAACACCAGTTTGCGGATACTCAGAGTTTTTACGCGCGCTACGGCAGGTTTGTCTGGTCCTAAGACACGGTCGCCAAACCACTGGCGTAGGCGTGAGCCCAATTCTACCCCAGCCGTATTGACAACATCGTCCTTTGAGTGCTTCAAATAAACATATATCAGACGGTAGTACGGTGGATAATGGAAGAGTTGGCGCTCTTCAAGGAGTTCTCGCGAGAACTGACCGAAGTCATTACGCACCACTTGCTGGATAATAGGCAGGTCTGGATTCTTTGTCTGCAGGATTACCAATCCCTGCCGCCCTTTTCTACCTGCACGTCCGCTAACCTGCGCCATCATCATAAAGGCATGTTCAAAGGCACGAAAATCAGGCTGATTCAGCATTCCATCGGCATTAAGGATACCCACCACCGATACCTTATCAAAATCCAAGCCCTTACTAATCATCTGCGTGCCGATAAGTAGATTAGTATGTCCAGCCGAGAAATCTGTGATGAGCCGCTCATAGGCATTACGAGTACGCGTGGTATCAAGGTCCATACGAGCCACACGAGCCTCTGGGAATATCTCACGAATCTGGTCTTCTATCTTCTCTGTACCATAGCCACGCCCTTTCAACTCCTTACTACCACAGGCAGGACACTCCGTAGGCACCTGATAGGTAAAGCCACAGTAATGACATGAGAGCTGATTCAAGTTGCGATGGAGTGTCAGACTGACATCACAATGCTGGCAACGAGGCACCCAGCCACACTGCTTGCATTCTATCATTGGCGCCCATCCACGACGGTTTTGGAAAAGAATAGCCTGTTCTCCACGCTCAAGAGCCTCGCGAACACTTGCTAGCAAGAGTGGTGAGAAAGGTCCACGCATCATCTTACGCCGTTGCAGATCACGCGTATCAACAACCTGTATCTCGGGCAGCAGAATGCCTTGATAACGCTCCGTCAACGACACATACCCATATTTCCCCGTCTGCGAATTATAATAGGATTCCATCGAGGGTGTTGCCGTACCTAACAATGTCTTAGCCCCTAACATAATTGCCGCACTCCTTGCATGATACCTTGGCATGGGATCTTGCTGCTTGTATGAGGTCTCATGTTCTTCGTCCACAATGACGAGGCCAAGACGCTGAAAAGGAAGGAACACAGCACTGCGGGCACCAAGGATAACATCATACGGATTCTTCGAGAGTTGCTTCTGCCAAATCTCCACGCGTTCAGCATCACTATATTTAGAATGATAGATGCCCAGACGACGACCGAAAACACGCTGCAGACGCTGCATCATCTGAACGGTGAGAGCTATCTCAGGCATGAGGAATAGTACCTGATGATGCTGTTCGAGTTCACGTTGAATAAGCTGAATATAAATTTCGGTCTTACCACTGGAGGTAACACCATGAAGCAGCGTTACCTGCTTCTTCATAAATGAGAGGAGAATCTTATTATAGGCATCCTGCTGAGCCACGCTCAAGGGCTTTATATACTCTGGATGCGGTTCACCACCCTGATTCAGTCGGCCTACCTCTACCTCGTAGGTCTCCAATATACCTCGCTTCACCAATTGAGTGATAACGGGCAGCGTAGCCTCTGAGGCATTCATCAGCTCCTCACGTGTAATCTCTACCACTGGTTCACGACATGTACTGCCCTCAAGACTATCCCAATGAGACAATGACAGATATGCAATCAGGGCTTCTCGTTGCTTGGCGGCGCGAGCCAGCATATTTAATGCTACATGGAGCGTAGGTTCGTTTTGATAACTTTGTGTCAAACGAATAAAAGTCTCAGTACGTGGTTTATAGCCTTCCTCAGCCTTCAAACCAGCAGGCAGAGCAGCCTTATACACCTCACCAATAGGCGACATATAATAATCGGCAATCCACTGCCAAGACTTCAACTGTTCTGGCAACAGAATAGGCAAGCTATCGACAACAACGGAGAGGGACTTCACCTCATAACCCTGAGGCTTATCATCATGCAGACGGGCAATGATGCCTACATAGTTTTTGCTACGACCAAAGGGAACAATGACGCGTATCCCTGGAGTTACGCGTCCTTGTGCTTCTGTCGGGACGGAATACGTGAAATAACCGTCGAGCGGCACAGGTAATATGACATCCGCATACTGACTCATCAGAAAATATAAGCAACCGACAGCATCCACGAGTTTGCTGTGGTCTTCGTACTTGACAGAGAATTCTTTGTAGACTTTCCTACCGTATTCCAAGTAACATCGCCCGTTTTCCCTATTGGGATATTATAATAGACGATAGCTTCCAAATGATGACCTACCGATGCTCCAAAACCAAAATCTAATGACATTTTCGTATCTTGCAGAGCAAACTGCTTACCATTATTCTGAGCATCCTCCCAATAGAACTTTGAAGGCCCCACATTAAATGCCAACTGAGGACCTGCAGTAAGGAATATACTACCAAAGTCCAAGATACTAGCTCCATAACGTGCATGAGCTGGAATCAGGATTGACTGCTGATTAATCGATTCGTTCTCAACCTTCAACTTACGCTGATTGTAAAGTCCAGAGATATCCAAGCTCAATCCTGGCACCATCGTAGAAATTACAAAGGTAGGACCAATAAAAAAGCCAGCACGATTAGACTTATCGAACACATCGTCATTAAACTCCATATTCACGACCTCAAATCCGCCCTTTACTCCAAAATATACACCTTGAGCTGACAAAGGCATGACCACCAGCCATGCCATTACTGTCAGGAGCAGTATATATACCAGTCTCTTTACCATATCAACTGCGCATTAATGACGTTGACGACGTACGGATACTCGCGCTGCCGACGCCCCGCTACTACTTGACGAAGAAGATTTACTCTTCACAGTCTTACTGCGGCTTTCGCGTTTCTGCTGCTTAACCTGCGCCTTCAGCACTTTAGGGTCATTGACTGCAATACTGTCCAAAGAGTCACGCTTGGCCTTGTCGCCAAAGATATTATTCTGGAAAGCAGCCAGTTCTGCCTCTATACGCTTCTGCTCTGCCGACAACTTAGTAGAGTCGTTACCCACAATCTGTGCCAGCGTCTTTCCTTGACTATTATTGGTCTTGTAGATTTTTCCTTTATACTTATTCAGCGTAAAATAGTCATCAAGGTTTACTAGCGAAGCGTCATTCTTCTCACTAATACGTACCGACTGACGACTCAGATAAGGCTCCACATCAGAATATTTCACCCAGAAAAGAGGATATTTTGCAGCCTCATCACCAAAATCATCCTCGCGAAGCATCACA containing:
- the priA gene encoding primosomal protein N'; translation: MSQYADVILPVPLDGYFTYSVPTEAQGRVTPGIRVIVPFGRSKNYVGIIARLHDDKPQGYEVKSLSVVVDSLPILLPEQLKSWQWIADYYMSPIGEVYKAALPAGLKAEEGYKPRTETFIRLTQSYQNEPTLHVALNMLARAAKQREALIAYLSLSHWDSLEGSTCREPVVEITREELMNASEATLPVITQLVKRGILETYEVEVGRLNQGGEPHPEYIKPLSVAQQDAYNKILLSFMKKQVTLLHGVTSSGKTEIYIQLIQRELEQHHQVLFLMPEIALTVQMMQRLQRVFGRRLGIYHSKYSDAERVEIWQKQLSKNPYDVILGARSAVFLPFQRLGLVIVDEEHETSYKQQDPMPRYHARSAAIMLGAKTLLGTATPSMESYYNSQTGKYGYVSLTERYQGILLPEIQVVDTRDLQRRKMMRGPFSPLLLASVREALERGEQAILFQNRRGWAPMIECKQCGWVPRCQHCDVSLTLHRNLNQLSCHYCGFTYQVPTECPACGSKELKGRGYGTEKIEDQIREIFPEARVARMDLDTTRTRNAYERLITDFSAGHTNLLIGTQMISKGLDFDKVSVVGILNADGMLNQPDFRAFEHAFMMMAQVSGRAGRKGRQGLVILQTKNPDLPIIQQVVRNDFGQFSRELLEERQLFHYPPYYRLIYVYLKHSKDDVVNTAGVELGSRLRQWFGDRVLGPDKPAVARVKTLSIRKLVLKLETGIDMPRVRQYLTLAQQQMLQDKRYASLQVYYDVDPL
- a CDS encoding outer membrane beta-barrel protein, yielding MVKRLVYILLLTVMAWLVVMPLSAQGVYFGVKGGFEVVNMEFNDDVFDKSNRAGFFIGPTFVISTMVPGLSLDISGLYNQRKLKVENESINQQSILIPAHARYGASILDFGSIFLTAGPQLAFNVGPSKFYWEDAQNNGKQFALQDTKMSLDFGFGASVGHHLEAIVYYNIPIGKTGDVTWNTVGKSTKNSLSSTKTTANSWMLSVAYIF